In Caproiciproducens sp. NJN-50, the following are encoded in one genomic region:
- the hisB gene encoding imidazoleglycerol-phosphate dehydratase HisB has translation MRTSEQIRKTKETDCSVQLNLDGGKVEISTGIGFFDHMLNSFAVHGGFGLKIAVSGDLNVDGHHTVEDTGIVLGRAFAGALGDRSGIARFGSFYVPMDEALAFAAVDISGRPFLVFGADFRQDRIGDYDSCLTEEFMRAFAMNAGITLHASVKYGTNAHHQTEALFKAAGHAMRLAVSPTGQGTLSTKGTL, from the coding sequence GTGAGGACTTCCGAACAGATCCGAAAGACAAAAGAGACCGACTGCTCCGTGCAGTTGAACCTGGATGGCGGGAAAGTGGAAATTTCAACGGGGATCGGCTTTTTTGACCATATGCTGAATTCGTTTGCGGTACACGGAGGCTTCGGCTTAAAAATCGCGGTTTCCGGCGACCTGAATGTGGACGGGCATCACACGGTGGAGGATACGGGCATTGTCCTGGGCAGGGCGTTTGCCGGGGCGCTGGGGGACCGGTCCGGAATCGCGCGCTTCGGAAGTTTCTATGTTCCGATGGACGAAGCGCTTGCATTTGCCGCCGTCGATATCAGCGGGCGCCCCTTTCTTGTCTTTGGCGCCGACTTCCGCCAGGACCGGATCGGCGATTACGATTCCTGTCTGACGGAGGAATTCATGAGAGCGTTTGCCATGAACGCCGGGATCACTCTCCATGCTTCGGTAAAATACGGGACCAACGCGCATCACCAGACGGAAGCTCTCTTCAAGGCGGCGGGGCATGCCATGCGCCTTGCGGTTTCGCCTACCGGGCAAGGCACTCTTTCAACAAAAGGAACTTTATAA
- the hisC gene encoding histidinol-phosphate transaminase, whose translation MAYRLNSKIRDLKPYEPVTGRYPIRLDANESFRRPTEEILEKIRNAAASAAFNRYPDPYAEELCAAFADYYGVDRSNVTAGNGSDELISVILGAFIMNGDPVMTLSPDFSMYRFYGYLNEAKCLEYPKNPDFSVDPDELIASVRGSGVRALVFSNPCNPTGRGLTREEVRKLVGSVDALVVLDEAYMDFWDQSLIREAEQYDNLILLRTCSKMFGMAALRLGFAVANPALTAAIRAVKSPYNVNACSQKIGSVVLRERDWIRSGLAEIQASQKELFTMLKSLEARHPSQIHVYDSVTNFTLIGAAGSRRVFEGLMKAGIVVRYMGDYLRITAGTPEENMELIRRLEAVL comes from the coding sequence ATGGCGTATCGTCTGAACTCGAAAATCAGAGACCTGAAGCCCTATGAGCCGGTCACCGGCCGGTATCCGATCCGCCTGGACGCGAACGAATCCTTTCGGCGTCCGACGGAGGAAATCCTTGAAAAAATCAGAAATGCCGCGGCAAGCGCTGCGTTCAACCGGTATCCCGACCCTTATGCGGAGGAGCTCTGCGCCGCTTTTGCCGATTACTACGGCGTGGATCGATCGAACGTCACCGCCGGAAACGGTTCCGACGAGCTGATTTCCGTCATTCTCGGCGCTTTCATAATGAATGGCGATCCCGTGATGACGCTTTCCCCCGACTTTTCCATGTACCGCTTTTACGGCTACCTGAATGAAGCAAAGTGTCTGGAATACCCCAAAAATCCGGACTTTTCCGTCGATCCGGATGAGCTGATTGCTTCTGTTCGGGGAAGCGGCGTCAGGGCTTTGGTCTTCTCGAATCCCTGCAATCCGACCGGGCGGGGACTCACAAGGGAAGAGGTGCGGAAGCTGGTCGGCAGTGTCGACGCGCTCGTCGTTCTGGACGAGGCGTACATGGATTTCTGGGATCAGTCCCTGATTCGCGAAGCGGAACAGTACGATAATCTGATTCTTCTCCGGACCTGCTCCAAGATGTTCGGAATGGCCGCGCTCCGCCTGGGCTTCGCGGTCGCGAACCCGGCGCTGACCGCAGCAATCCGCGCCGTCAAATCCCCTTACAATGTCAACGCGTGTTCACAGAAAATCGGTTCCGTTGTGCTGAGGGAAAGGGACTGGATCCGTTCCGGCCTTGCGGAAATCCAGGCATCGCAAAAAGAGCTTTTTACCATGCTGAAATCTCTGGAGGCCCGTCATCCAAGCCAAATCCATGTCTATGACAGCGTGACCAATTTCACGCTGATCGGCGCCGCAGGAAGCAGGCGTGTTTTTGAGGGCCTGATGAAAGCGGGGATCGTCGTCCGGTATATGGGGGATTACCTTCGGATTACCGCCGGCACCCCGGAAGAAAACATGGAACTGATCCGTCGGCTTGAAGCGGTATTATAA
- the hisD gene encoding histidinol dehydrogenase, whose protein sequence is MLKILDGNGDAGRELIAQLKRRGGKSSPEIEQTVAEIVAEVRERGDAAVREYTMKFDGSIPEPLKLGREEMKAAAQGCKPAFLAALDRASANIRDFHERQKQQSWFTTGPDGVMMGQRVRGLRRVGIYVPGGTAAYPSSVLMNAIPAKIAGVGEIVMATPPGKNGKPNPNILAAAYTAGVDRIFQIGGAQAVAALAFGTETVPTVDKIVGPGNIYVATAKKQLYGTVGIDMVAGPSEILILADETANPVFLAADLMSQAEHDVLASAVLLTTSRSVAEKTVAEISRQIQALSRRELIEKSLENYGAVVVCKNMEDAVAFANELAPEHLELCVERPMEYLGRIDNAGSVFLGEYSPEPLGDYFAGPNHVLPTSGTARFCSPLSVDSFVKKSSFLYYTPKALNSAKSDIITLARTEGLTAHANSIEVRDSDGVSSELENQRPEAL, encoded by the coding sequence ATGCTGAAGATTCTGGACGGAAACGGTGATGCCGGCAGGGAGTTGATTGCTCAGCTGAAACGGCGCGGGGGCAAGTCAAGCCCGGAGATCGAACAGACCGTCGCGGAGATCGTTGCGGAGGTCCGGGAGCGCGGCGACGCGGCGGTTCGCGAATATACCATGAAGTTCGACGGTTCGATCCCGGAACCGTTGAAACTCGGCAGGGAAGAGATGAAGGCCGCCGCGCAGGGCTGCAAACCCGCCTTCCTCGCTGCCCTTGACCGCGCCTCGGCGAATATCAGGGATTTCCACGAACGGCAGAAGCAGCAGAGCTGGTTTACGACCGGCCCGGACGGCGTGATGATGGGACAGCGGGTCCGCGGCCTCAGGCGCGTCGGCATTTATGTTCCGGGCGGCACGGCGGCGTATCCTTCCTCCGTGCTGATGAACGCGATCCCCGCGAAAATCGCCGGAGTGGGTGAGATCGTGATGGCGACGCCGCCGGGCAAAAACGGAAAACCGAATCCGAACATCCTGGCGGCGGCCTATACGGCGGGCGTGGACCGGATCTTTCAGATCGGCGGGGCGCAGGCGGTAGCCGCGCTGGCGTTCGGGACCGAAACGGTTCCGACGGTCGATAAGATCGTCGGACCGGGAAACATCTATGTCGCGACGGCCAAAAAACAGCTTTACGGCACGGTCGGGATCGACATGGTTGCCGGGCCGAGCGAGATCCTGATTCTGGCGGATGAAACCGCGAATCCCGTTTTTCTGGCCGCCGACCTGATGTCGCAGGCCGAGCACGACGTCCTTGCTTCCGCGGTTCTTCTGACGACCTCCCGAAGCGTTGCGGAGAAAACAGTCGCGGAGATTTCCCGCCAGATTCAAGCGCTTTCCCGCCGGGAGCTGATCGAAAAATCCCTGGAAAACTACGGGGCCGTTGTAGTTTGTAAAAACATGGAGGACGCCGTCGCCTTTGCCAACGAGCTTGCCCCGGAGCATCTGGAACTGTGTGTTGAAAGGCCAATGGAATACCTGGGAAGAATTGACAACGCGGGTTCGGTTTTCCTCGGCGAATACTCCCCGGAACCGCTCGGCGACTATTTTGCGGGGCCAAACCACGTGCTGCCCACAAGCGGAACCGCGCGGTTTTGTTCCCCGCTTTCCGTGGACAGTTTTGTAAAAAAGTCAAGTTTTCTGTACTATACCCCAAAAGCTCTGAATTCGGCAAAAAGCGATATCATCACGCTTGCCCGGACGGAGGGCCTGACCGCGCACGCCAATTCAATTGAAGTGAGGGATTCCGATGGCGTATCGTCTGAACTCGAAAATCAGAGACCTGAAGCCCTATGA